In the genome of Cercospora beticola chromosome 2, complete sequence, one region contains:
- a CDS encoding uncharacterized protein (CAZy:AA1), protein MQVLKFIACAASVVGALSVQRPDSSAIAQRDSCDGNTAEDRSVWCGYDLNTNWYDEVPDTGVTREYWLEVTNTTLAPDGVERVVLSINGSVPGPTLEGNWGDTFVVHVKNSLTNNGTGIHFHGIRQNYTNQDDGVPSITQCTTAPGDSITYTWRATQYGTSWYHSHYSLQAWEGVFGGMVIHGPATANYDEEIGVMLLADWDHDTVDSLYSYAQTSGPPTLDTGLINGTNVWGDLGSRWETSLTSGSTYLLRLVNAAIDTHWDFSIDNHTLKVIAADFVPIVPYTTERLSIGMGQRYDVIITADQGDVASDFWLRAVPDSFCSDNDNSDDIKGIIHYDSSTGTPQTSSQVYDQLDCFGEKSKSLVPYLPLDASTAAAIQDDLAVSVSKNAAKLFKWYIGGTSMDVEWANPSALQIFNNDTNWASSSGVIELPEANTWSVIIIETKMGVAHPIHLHGHDFYQLAQGTGSYESAAPTLQTTNPIRRDVTMLPASGYVVIAFYTDNPGAWLCHCHIGWHTEEGFALQFIERYDEIAALYDEDKLNDTCSAWNDYVGVSGIMDEGSGV, encoded by the exons ATGCAGGTCCTCAAGTTCATTGCCTGTGCTGCGAGCGTCGTTGGTGCTCTCTCTGTTCAGCGTCCTGACTCCTCAGCCATCGCGCAACGGGACAGCTGCGATGGAAACACGGCCGAAGATCGAAGTGTCTGGTGTGGCTACGACTTGAACACGAACTGGTACGACGAAGTTCCCGACACTGGCGTTACCAGAGAATACTGGCTCGAAGTCACAAACACGACACTTGCCCCTGATGGAGTCGAACGGGTTGTACTATCGATCAATGGCTCAGTGCCCGGACCGACACTGGAAGGAAATTGGGGCGATACCTTTGTGGTCCATGTCAAGAACAGCTTGACCAACAATGGCACCGGCATTCACTTCCATGGCATTAGGCAGAACTATACCAATCAGGATGATGGCGTGCCTTCAATCACACAATGTACAACTGCGCCAGGAGATTCCATTACATACACATG GCGAGCTACTCAATACGGCACTTCGTGGTATCATTCTCACTACTCCTTACAAGCATGGGAAGGAGTCTTCGGCGGTATGGTCATTCATGGGCCAGCGACGGCGAACTATGACGAGGAGATTGGGGTGATGCTCCTCGCCGATTGGGACCACGACACAGTGGATTCGCTGTACAGTTACGCTCAGACTTCTG GCCCACCAACGCTAGATACTGGACTGATCAACGGCACAAATGTCTGGGGTGACTTGGGTTCTCGCTGGGAGACGAGCCTCACATCTGGATCGACATACCTTCTCCGTCTTGTTAACGCCGCCATTGACACTCACTGGGATTTCAGCATCGACAACCACACTCTCAAGGTCATTGCAGCTGACTTTGTGCCGATTGTGCCGTACACCACAGAGCGATTGAGCATTGGAATGGGACAGCGTTACGATGTTATCATCACTGCTGATCAGGGAGATGTTGCCTCGGACTTCTGGTTACGTGCTGTACCGGACTCTTTCTGCTCTGATAACGACAACAGTGACGACATCAAAGGTATCATTCATTATGATTCCAGCACAGGCACGCCGCAGACCAGCAGCCAAGTTTATGATCAACTCGACTGCTTTGGAGAGAAGTCCAAGAGCCTCGTGCCGTACTTACCGCTCGACGCATCAACTGCTGCAGCGATTCAAGATGACCTCGCTGTCAGTGTCAGCAAGAACGCAGCCAAGCTCTTCAAAT GGTATATCGGAGGCACGTCAATGGACGTAGAGTGGGCCAACCCATCTGCCCTCCAAATCTTCAACAACGACACCAACTGGGCTTCCTCTTCCGGTGTCATCGAGCTACCCGAGGCCAACACCTGGtctgtcatcatcatcgaaacCAAAATGGGCGTCGCTCATCCTATCCATCTTCACGGCCACGATTTTTACCAGCTTGCGCAAGGAACGGGCTCGTACGAATCTGCTGCGCCTACTTTGCAGACTACGAATCCTATCCGACGAGATGTGACTATGTTGCCGGCTTCAGGATATGTGGTTATTGCGTTCTACACCGATAACCCTGGTGCTTGGTTGTGTCATTGTC ATATCGGCTGGCATACCGAAGAAGGTTTTGCTTTACAGTTCATTGAACGATACGACGAAATTGCTGCGCTATATGATGAGGATAAGTTGAACGATACTTGCTCGGCGTGGAACGACTATGTTGGTGTGAGTGGGATTATGGATGAGGGAAGTGGAGTGTAA
- a CDS encoding uncharacterized protein (MEROPS:MER0078639), translating to MLSKLALLTLAVPTLAAIHEQLSRLPYGWKESSQSVPDNSTIHLQIALSYSNLDQLESRLKEISDPGSSQYGQYLDLEDINKLFAPSKESAEVVTNWLKNNGATSITSDGHTVCFETTIELANKMLSANFQLYTDDFEDKLRTSQYSLPDDLIPYIDFVSPTTYFGSPKAHGIRYREVPPIYDDAWQESCTRTFTIQTRDREMLSVDLLTLSCLRKHYNIGDYQADPHSGSNVGFGNFLNQSASYSDLEQFENLFNIPSQNFTVTLLNGAIDNQDPEVAIPHEANLDLQSIVSLIDGLPIESYNVRGLAPFVPDLLFPNISSNTNEPFLQLYTHLLSLPNSELPWVITNSYGDHENTVPQYYAKRICNMIGMLGLRGRTVLHSTGDEGVGAVCLANGIYGAAEFTPQFPPTCPYVTAVGGTNFFENVEAWNSSGGGFSDYFPTPWYQKDAIQTYLDEHISSEAKSYYSWNKYANFAGRGIPDVSGHSFFPLFPVVLNGTINPGGGTSAAVPQVAAIFALLNDARFRAGQPAIGFANPWLYANARNSLVDVIHGGSVGCSGTNMQTNKPIPGAGIIPYASWIATVGWDPVTGLGYPDFQKMKNIALSR from the exons ATGCTGAGCAAACTTGCTCTACTAACATTGGCTGTGCCTACTCTCGCCGCCATTCACGAACAGCTTTCAAGATTGCCATACGGATGGAAGGAAAGCTCGCAATCGGTTCCCGACAACAGTACCATCCACCTGCAAATTGCTTTGTCGTACTCAAACCTCGATCAGCTCGAATCTAGATTGAAGGAGATTTCTGATCCTGGAAGTTCGCAATATGGCCAATATCTCGACCTCGAAGACATCAACAAACTATTTGCCCCATCGAAAGAGTCTGCTGAAGTTGTAACGAACTGGCTCAAGAACAATGGCGCAACATCCATCACCTCAGACGGGCATACAGTTTGCTTTGAGACCACGATCGAATTAGCGAACAAAATGCTTTCTGCCAACTTCCAGCTCTATACGGACGATTTCGAGGACAAATTGCGTACTTCACAATACTCCCTGCCGGACGATCTGATTCCATATATTGACTTCGTTTCTCCAACGACTTATTTCGGCAGTCCCAAAGCCCACGGCATCAGATACCGCGAGGTACCACCGATTTATGACGATGCATGGCAAGAGTCTTGCACGAGAACTTTCACAATACAAACTCGTGATCGTGAGATGCTCTCTGTCGATTTATTGACTCTGAGTTGCCTGCGAAAGCACTACAACATTGGCGACTACCAAGCTGATCCCCATTCCGGAAGCAACGTCGGCTTTGGAAACTTTCTCAACCAGTCCGCAAGCTACTCAGATCTGGAACAATTCGAGAACCTCTTCAACATTCCCTCTCAGAACTTTACAGTGACCCTACTTAACGGTGCTATCGACAACCAGGATCCAGAAGTCGCGATCCCGCATGAGGCAAACTTGGATCTTCAGAGCATCGTGAGTCTGATAGACGGCCTCCCCATCGAATCGTACAACGTTCGTGGCCTGGCGCCTTTCGTTCCGGATCTTCTGTTTCCGAATATCTCCAGCAACACGAACGAGCCGTTTCTCCAGCTGTACACGCATCTTCTGTCACTGCCTAACTCCGAACTGCCCTGGGTCATCACAAACAGCTATGGTGATCACGAGAATACTGTCCCCCAGTACTACGCTAAGCGTATTTGCAACATGATTGGCATGCTGGGTTTACGGGGACGCACTGTCCTCCACTCTACTGGAGACGAGGGTGTTGGTGCAGTATGCCTCGCGAACGGAATATATGGAGCTGCAGAATTCACCCCGCAGTTTCCTCCCACTTGCCCATATGTTACCGCCGTGGGTGGCAcgaacttcttcgagaatgTAGAAGCTTGGAACTCTAGTGGCGGCGGTTTCAGTGACTACTTTCCAACACCTTGGTACCAGAAAGATGCCATACAAACATACCTTGACGAGCACATCAGCTCCGAGgctaagagctattactCTTGGAACAAATACGCCAATTTCGCCGGTCGTGGGATTCCGGATGTCTCAGGCCATAGCTTTTTCCCACT CTTTCCTGTCGTCCTCAACGGTACAATCAATCCAGGCGGGGGAACTTCTGCCGCTGTCCCTCAAGTAGCCGCCATCTTTGCCCTCTTGAACGACGCTCGCTTTCGGGCTGGCCAACCTGCAATCGGGTTTGCGAATCCATGGCTATACGCCAACGCTAGAAATAGCCTTGTCGATGTCATTCATGGCGGCTCCGTGGGCTGCAGTGGCACGAATATGCAAACGAATAAGCCGATCCCTGGAGCAGGAATTATTCCCTATGCGAGCTGGATTGCTACTGTTGGTTGGGATCCG GTGACCGGGCTTGGGTATCCCGACTTCCAGAAGATGAAAAACATTGCATTGAGTCGGTAG